A single region of the Vicia villosa cultivar HV-30 ecotype Madison, WI linkage group LG4, Vvil1.0, whole genome shotgun sequence genome encodes:
- the LOC131594895 gene encoding uncharacterized protein LOC131594895: protein MVEKKVVIIGGGVAGAILAKTIQHQANVTLIDPKEYFEIPWASLRAMVEPSFAERTVINHREYFTKGDLIVSSATNISESEVFTSDGRKISYDYLVIATGHTESIPKTRTERIDQYKGENTKIKSARSVLIIGGGPTGVELAAEIAVDFPDKKVTIVHKGSRLLEYIGPKASRKTLKWLKSKKVDVKLEQSVDFDSFTNENRTYQTSLGESIEADTHFVCVGKPLGSSWLGETLLKNDLDGDGRIQVDEHLRVKGKNNVFAIGDITNVQEIKQGVFAQGHAKLVAKNLKLLIEGGEKEPKLGTYKAQAPMSIVSLGRKHGVAQFPFMTVVGRFPGIIKSGDLFVGKTRKELGLEPNVKKS from the exons ATGGTGGAAAAGAAAGTTGTGATCATAGGAGGTGGTGTTGCCGGGGCAATCCTTGCTAAAACTATACAACATCAAGCTAATGTCACTCTTATTGATCC GAAGGAATATTTTGAGATTCCATGGGCAAGTTTAAGGGCAATGGTGGAACCATCTTTTGCAGAAAGGACAGTGATAAACCATAGAGAATATTTCACAAAAGGTGACCTTATTGTATCAAGTGCTACCAACATATCTGAATCTGAAGTCTTCACTTCAGATGGCCGTAAAATTTCCTATGATTATCTTGTTATCGCCACCGGTCACACCGAATCTATCCCCAAAACAAGAACCGAAAGAATAGACCAATACAAAGGAG AGAATACCAAGATAAAATCAGCTCGTTCGGTTTTGATTATCGGGGGAGGTCCAACCGGGGTCGAGCTAGCCGCAGAAATCGCAGTCGATTTTCCTGACAAGAAAGTGACTATAGTGCATAAAGGATCAAGGTTGCTAGAATATATTGGGCCAAAAGCTTCAAGAAAGACTCTAAAATGGCTTAAATCAAAGAAAGTTGATGTGAAACTTGAACAATCTGTTGACTTTGACTCTTTTACAAATGAaaatagaacatatcaaacttcaCTTGGAGAGAGTATAGAAGCAGATACTCATTTTGTATGTGTAGGGAAACCACTTGGTTCATCTTGGCTTGGTGAAACTctattgaaaaatgatttggatggTGATGGAAGAATACAAGTTGATGAACACTTGAGAGTTAAGGGGAAGAACAATGTTTTTGCAATTGGAGATATTACAAATGTTCAA GAAATAAAACAAGGAGTGTTTGCACAAGGTCATGCAAAACTAGTTGCCAAGAATCTAAAGCTATTGATAGAAGGAGGAGAGAAAGAACCTAAACTAGGAACATACAAGGCACAAGCACCAATGTCAATTGTTTCACTTGGAAGAAAACATGGTGTTGCACAGTTCCCTTTCATGACAGTTGTTGGAAGGTTTCCTGGTATAATAAAATCAGGAGATTTGTTTGTCGGGAAAACCAGAAAGGAACTAGGACTTGAACCTAATGTTAAAAAATCTTAA
- the LOC131594894 gene encoding uncharacterized protein LOC131594894 isoform X2, translating to MMKLSKGKKEKRIGEKKKRRNIEQNVDDVETYVTVNNDVGDGLKVKKGKKMKVSTGRRKKNKDKNVVGEERPGDEEVDLEEQSVVLEMQAKKGEKVKVTTSRKRKNKDRNLVGRQKLEDEEVDIEKENVREVKVIKGEKVKVTTSRKRKNKDKSLVERQRPEDEEVELEKQNGGVVEHCDAKQEEVNDSKEHKDSNTGAFIKPCKSKESKKKRRKEVPKSPEKKEQDHQEEIHIISSGDDDCSNGMKKWIMEYHQSRPGLEVLQNQIDDFITDYEEKLEEEKKAKEALAAEGGWTVVVQRKGRKKTTDSESGIAVGSVAQAAVEDKLAKKKNKEVGLDFYRFQKREAQRNELMLLQQKFEEDKKRLQQLRAVRKFRPY from the exons ATGATGAAATTAAGTAAAGGGAAAAAAGAGAAACGAATAggggaaaagaagaaaagaagaaacatTGAACaaaatgttgatgatgttgaGACATATGTTACAGTGAACAATGATG TGGGTGATGGACTTAAGGTTAAgaaaggaaaaaagatgaaagttTCAACTGgtagaagaaagaagaacaaagacaAAAATGTCGTTGGGGAAGAAAGACCGGGAGATGAAGAAGTTGATTTAGAAGAGCAAAGTG TGGTTCTTGAAATGCAGGCTAAAAAGGGAGAAAAGGTGAAAGTTACTACCAGTcgaaaaaggaaaaacaaagaCAGAAACCTAGTTGGAAGACAAAAACTGGAAGATGAAGAAGTGGATATAGAGAAGGAAAATG TTCGTGAAGTGAAGGTTATAAAGGGAGAAAAAGTGAAAGTTACTACGAGCcgaaaaaggaaaaacaaagacaaaagcctagttgaaagacAAAGACCGGAAGATGAAGAAGTGGAGTTAGAAAAGCAAAATG GTGGAGTCGTGGAACATTGTGATGCTAAACAAGAGGAAGTCAATGACTCGAAGGAGCATAAAGATTCTAATACTGGAGCATTTATCAAACCTT GTAAGTCAAAGGAATCTAAGAAGAAACGAAGAAAGGAGGTTCCAAAATCACCAGAAAAGAAAGAACAAGATCATCAGGAGGAAATTCATATTATATCCTCTGGAGATGACGACTGCTCAAATGGAATGAAAA AATGGATCATGGAATACCATCAAAGTAGACCAGGATTGGAGGTTTTGCAAAATCAAATTGACGACTTTATAACTGATTACGAGGAGAAATTGGAAGAG GAAAAGAAAGCAAAAGAAGCCCTTGCTGCAGAAGGGGGATGGACGGTGGTTGTACAACGCAAGGGTAGAAAGAAAACTACTGACTCTGAAAGTGGGATTGCTGTGGGCTCGGTTGCTCAAGCTGCTGTGGAGGATAAATTggccaaaaagaaaaataaagaagttGGTCTAGATTTCTACCGCTTTCAGAAAAGAGAAGCTCAGAGAAATG AGCTAATGTTATTGCAGCAGAAATTTGAGGAAGACAAAAAACGTCTGCAACAGTTGAGAGCTGTCAGGAAATTCAGACCTTACTAA
- the LOC131594894 gene encoding uncharacterized protein LOC131594894 isoform X1, giving the protein MMKLSKGKKEKRIGEKKKRRNIEQNVDDVETYVTVNNDVGDGLKVKKGKKMKVSTGRRKKNKDKNVVGEERPGDEEVDLEEQSVVLEMQAKKGEKVKVTTSRKRKNKDRNLVGRQKLEDEEVDIEKENVVREVKVIKGEKVKVTTSRKRKNKDKSLVERQRPEDEEVELEKQNGGVVEHCDAKQEEVNDSKEHKDSNTGAFIKPCKSKESKKKRRKEVPKSPEKKEQDHQEEIHIISSGDDDCSNGMKKWIMEYHQSRPGLEVLQNQIDDFITDYEEKLEEEKKAKEALAAEGGWTVVVQRKGRKKTTDSESGIAVGSVAQAAVEDKLAKKKNKEVGLDFYRFQKREAQRNELMLLQQKFEEDKKRLQQLRAVRKFRPY; this is encoded by the exons ATGATGAAATTAAGTAAAGGGAAAAAAGAGAAACGAATAggggaaaagaagaaaagaagaaacatTGAACaaaatgttgatgatgttgaGACATATGTTACAGTGAACAATGATG TGGGTGATGGACTTAAGGTTAAgaaaggaaaaaagatgaaagttTCAACTGgtagaagaaagaagaacaaagacaAAAATGTCGTTGGGGAAGAAAGACCGGGAGATGAAGAAGTTGATTTAGAAGAGCAAAGTG TGGTTCTTGAAATGCAGGCTAAAAAGGGAGAAAAGGTGAAAGTTACTACCAGTcgaaaaaggaaaaacaaagaCAGAAACCTAGTTGGAAGACAAAAACTGGAAGATGAAGAAGTGGATATAGAGAAGGAAAATG TAGTTCGTGAAGTGAAGGTTATAAAGGGAGAAAAAGTGAAAGTTACTACGAGCcgaaaaaggaaaaacaaagacaaaagcctagttgaaagacAAAGACCGGAAGATGAAGAAGTGGAGTTAGAAAAGCAAAATG GTGGAGTCGTGGAACATTGTGATGCTAAACAAGAGGAAGTCAATGACTCGAAGGAGCATAAAGATTCTAATACTGGAGCATTTATCAAACCTT GTAAGTCAAAGGAATCTAAGAAGAAACGAAGAAAGGAGGTTCCAAAATCACCAGAAAAGAAAGAACAAGATCATCAGGAGGAAATTCATATTATATCCTCTGGAGATGACGACTGCTCAAATGGAATGAAAA AATGGATCATGGAATACCATCAAAGTAGACCAGGATTGGAGGTTTTGCAAAATCAAATTGACGACTTTATAACTGATTACGAGGAGAAATTGGAAGAG GAAAAGAAAGCAAAAGAAGCCCTTGCTGCAGAAGGGGGATGGACGGTGGTTGTACAACGCAAGGGTAGAAAGAAAACTACTGACTCTGAAAGTGGGATTGCTGTGGGCTCGGTTGCTCAAGCTGCTGTGGAGGATAAATTggccaaaaagaaaaataaagaagttGGTCTAGATTTCTACCGCTTTCAGAAAAGAGAAGCTCAGAGAAATG AGCTAATGTTATTGCAGCAGAAATTTGAGGAAGACAAAAAACGTCTGCAACAGTTGAGAGCTGTCAGGAAATTCAGACCTTACTAA